The following coding sequences lie in one Paracidovorax avenae genomic window:
- a CDS encoding LysR family transcriptional regulator codes for MGFPDLQIDWLRALVAVVDAGSLSAAAPVVHRSQAAVSMQIKKLEAALGKPVLLRGPRQLQVTPAGAELLGYARRMLALQAEAQAALCGPDLSGRVRLGVPDDYAARYLTPLLRSFAGRHHAVDIELTCEQSTSLIPKVVRGELDLALVSRDKPQRGRLLFREPLVWVGSPQYEVWRKAPLPIAVYETGSMARTATLDGLAQQRRPYRIVYHSSSLAGQLAAVESGLAVAVCTRCSVPAHLQVLSNLPAGFMLPALEAMEVAALRSKASQRSAAVDAMHALMLQTLARPGGVADPSP; via the coding sequence ATGGGATTTCCGGACCTGCAGATCGACTGGCTGCGTGCCCTGGTCGCCGTGGTGGATGCCGGCTCGCTCTCGGCGGCGGCGCCTGTGGTGCACCGGTCGCAGGCCGCGGTCAGCATGCAGATCAAGAAGCTGGAGGCGGCGCTGGGCAAGCCCGTGCTGCTGCGCGGACCGCGCCAGCTGCAGGTGACGCCGGCGGGTGCGGAACTGCTCGGCTACGCGCGGCGCATGCTGGCACTGCAGGCCGAGGCACAGGCCGCGCTGTGCGGCCCGGACCTCTCCGGGCGCGTGCGGCTGGGCGTGCCGGACGACTATGCGGCCCGCTACCTCACCCCCTTGCTGCGCAGCTTCGCGGGGCGCCACCACGCGGTGGACATCGAACTGACGTGCGAGCAGTCGACTTCGCTGATCCCCAAGGTGGTCCGGGGCGAGCTGGACCTGGCCCTCGTATCGCGCGACAAGCCGCAGCGCGGCCGTCTGCTTTTCCGGGAGCCCCTGGTGTGGGTGGGCTCACCGCAATACGAGGTCTGGCGCAAAGCCCCCCTGCCCATCGCGGTGTACGAAACCGGCAGCATGGCCCGCACGGCCACCCTCGACGGCCTGGCGCAGCAGCGCCGGCCCTACCGCATCGTGTACCACAGCTCCAGCCTGGCGGGCCAGCTGGCAGCCGTGGAAAGCGGGCTGGCCGTGGCGGTGTGCACGCGGTGCAGCGTGCCCGCGCATCTGCAGGTGTTGAGCAACCTGCCGGCGGGCTTCATGCTGCCGGCCCTGGAGGCCATGGAGGTGGCGGCGCTGCGCAGCAAGGCATCGCAGCGCTCGGCCGCCGTGGACGCGATGCATGCGCTGATGCTGCAGACACTGGCCCGCCCCGGGGGCGTCGCCGATCCATCGCCCTGA
- a CDS encoding DMT family transporter: MSQSPFRPQSQAFPSPAVHARERRHRESQGAWLLAVGGVLLGTVGVFVEEAGQPPLVTVWFRCVFGALALLLWGLATGRSPELRIRGRSTWVVLAAGGFMVMNWALFFAAIPRTSIGVATIVFHIQPVWLLLYSALVLREAVPRRQQFATAVALGGLILTTGLWGGAARTGQGDAQYTTGLLLCLAGSLCYAGVTILAQRQQGVSPFALAWWQCAVGAVSLVWAPLLYGWPGQAAAWGWLAGLGVLHTGLAYSILFAGMARLPLSRIAVLQYVYPLTAVLLDGMVYGKTLGGLQWTGVGLMGVALWAIKSRTAAPRQKR; the protein is encoded by the coding sequence ATGTCCCAGTCACCCTTCCGGCCACAGTCCCAGGCATTCCCTTCTCCGGCCGTCCACGCCCGCGAGCGGCGCCATCGGGAGTCGCAAGGCGCATGGCTGCTCGCCGTTGGCGGGGTGCTGCTGGGCACGGTCGGCGTGTTCGTGGAAGAGGCAGGCCAGCCGCCGCTGGTGACCGTGTGGTTCCGCTGCGTATTCGGTGCGCTCGCCCTGCTGCTCTGGGGACTGGCCACGGGCCGGTCCCCGGAGCTGCGCATCCGGGGCCGCAGTACGTGGGTGGTCCTGGCGGCGGGCGGCTTCATGGTGATGAACTGGGCGCTGTTCTTCGCGGCCATCCCGCGCACATCCATCGGTGTGGCCACCATCGTCTTCCACATCCAGCCCGTGTGGCTGCTGCTCTACAGCGCGCTGGTGCTGCGCGAGGCCGTGCCTCGCCGGCAGCAGTTCGCCACCGCGGTAGCTCTGGGCGGGCTGATCCTCACGACGGGGCTGTGGGGTGGCGCCGCCCGCACGGGGCAGGGGGACGCGCAATACACGACGGGTCTGCTGCTGTGCCTGGCGGGATCGCTGTGCTATGCCGGCGTGACCATCCTGGCCCAGCGGCAGCAGGGCGTCAGTCCCTTCGCGCTGGCGTGGTGGCAGTGCGCGGTCGGCGCGGTATCGCTCGTGTGGGCGCCACTCCTGTACGGCTGGCCCGGCCAGGCCGCGGCCTGGGGCTGGCTGGCGGGCCTGGGAGTGCTGCACACGGGGCTGGCTTACTCCATCCTCTTCGCGGGCATGGCACGCCTGCCGCTCAGCCGCATCGCGGTCCTGCAGTACGTGTACCCCCTCACCGCGGTACTGCTGGACGGCATGGTGTATGGCAAGACCCTCGGGGGCCTCCAGTGGACGGGCGTCGGGCTCATGGGGGTGGCGCTGTGGGCGATCAAGTCGCGCACCGCCGCTCCGCGCCAGAAGCGATAA
- a CDS encoding DHA2 family efflux MFS transporter permease subunit, translated as MSSPTHTTPLAPPPLEGSARMWGTLALSAATFMNVLDTSIANVSLPAIAGDLGVSPTQGTWVITSFAVANAIAVPLTGWLSQRFGQVRLFVASVTLFVIASLLCGLAPNMATLIAFRALQGFVAGPMIPLSQSLLLSSYPKALAGLAMAMWSMTTLIAPVMGPLLGGWITDNMTWPWIFYINVPVGIVAVLVTWGIFHKRESERRALPIDSVGLALLVIWVAAMQVMLDIGKEHDWFASPWVVACGVVAVVGFITFMVWERGEEHPVVDLSLFKIRNFWAGALATSVGYGLFFGNVVLLPLWLQQYMGYTATQAGMVMAPVGLLALVLSPVVGKNIAKVDPRRFATFAFLVFALVLWMRSRFNTQADLTTIMVPTIIQGIAMAFFFIPLVTLTLSEIAPARIPSASGLSNFMRITAGAIGTSVSTTLWERRATLHHAQLTEGLQQGGVAVTQTLQGLQAGGLTAEQALAQVERLVNQQAFMLAANDIFYASAVLFLLLIPLVWLAHPVRASAGSADAAAGAH; from the coding sequence ATGTCCTCTCCCACCCACACAACGCCCCTGGCGCCGCCACCGCTCGAAGGCAGCGCGCGCATGTGGGGCACGCTGGCCCTCTCGGCGGCCACATTCATGAACGTGCTGGACACGTCGATCGCCAACGTGTCGCTGCCCGCCATCGCGGGCGACCTGGGCGTGAGCCCCACGCAGGGCACCTGGGTCATCACCAGCTTCGCGGTGGCCAACGCCATCGCGGTGCCGCTCACCGGCTGGCTGTCGCAGCGCTTCGGGCAGGTGCGCCTGTTCGTGGCCAGCGTGACGCTCTTCGTCATCGCGTCGCTGCTGTGTGGCCTGGCGCCCAACATGGCCACGCTCATCGCCTTCCGCGCACTGCAGGGTTTCGTGGCCGGGCCGATGATTCCGCTGTCGCAGTCGCTGCTGCTCTCCAGCTATCCCAAGGCGCTGGCCGGGCTGGCCATGGCGATGTGGTCGATGACCACGCTCATCGCGCCGGTCATGGGACCGCTGCTGGGCGGCTGGATCACGGACAACATGACCTGGCCGTGGATCTTCTACATCAACGTGCCGGTGGGCATCGTTGCGGTGCTCGTCACCTGGGGCATCTTCCACAAGCGCGAGTCCGAGCGGCGTGCGCTGCCGATCGACTCCGTCGGCCTGGCCCTGCTCGTCATCTGGGTGGCGGCGATGCAGGTGATGCTGGACATCGGCAAGGAGCATGACTGGTTCGCTTCGCCCTGGGTCGTGGCCTGCGGCGTGGTGGCCGTTGTGGGCTTCATCACCTTCATGGTCTGGGAGCGCGGCGAGGAGCACCCCGTGGTGGACCTGTCGCTCTTCAAGATCCGCAACTTCTGGGCCGGGGCGCTCGCCACCTCGGTGGGCTATGGCCTGTTCTTCGGCAACGTGGTGCTGCTGCCGCTCTGGCTCCAGCAGTACATGGGCTACACGGCCACGCAGGCGGGCATGGTGATGGCGCCAGTGGGTCTGCTGGCACTGGTGCTCTCGCCGGTGGTGGGCAAGAACATCGCCAAGGTGGACCCGCGCCGTTTCGCGACCTTCGCCTTCCTCGTGTTCGCGCTGGTGCTGTGGATGCGCTCGCGGTTCAACACGCAGGCGGACCTGACGACCATCATGGTGCCCACCATCATCCAGGGCATCGCCATGGCGTTCTTCTTCATCCCGCTGGTGACGCTCACGCTGTCGGAGATCGCACCGGCGCGCATTCCCTCGGCCTCCGGACTGTCGAACTTCATGCGCATCACGGCCGGAGCCATCGGCACGTCCGTGTCCACCACGCTGTGGGAGCGGCGTGCCACGCTGCACCATGCGCAGTTGACCGAGGGCCTGCAGCAGGGTGGAGTGGCCGTCACGCAGACGCTGCAAGGGCTGCAGGCAGGAGGATTGACGGCGGAGCAGGCGCTCGCGCAGGTCGAGCGGCTGGTGAACCAGCAGGCCTTCATGCTGGCGGCCAACGATATCTTCTATGCCTCGGCCGTGTTGTTCCTGCTGCTGATTCCCCTGGTCTGGCTGGCCCACCCGGTGCGCGCCAGTGCCGGCAGTGCGGACGCGGCGGCTGGCGCGCATTGA
- a CDS encoding efflux RND transporter periplasmic adaptor subunit, with the protein MNAPQNASAPSNAPATAQDAKARRRKTLVALAAVVVVAGAGWGLYDWLVLSHYESTDNAYVQGNVIQITPQTGGTVMSIMADDTDFVKAGAPLVQLDPADARVALAQAEAGLAQAVRQARTVYVNNGSLNAQITLRQAEVAKARSDVARAQEDLKRRQSLSGNGAVSKEELQHAQNQVDAARSALAAAQAGVEAAREQLTSNQSLTQGVPVQENPNVLAAAAKVREAYLAERRTALPAPVDGYVAKRTVQLGQRVAPGAPLMTIVPLSHVWVDANFKENQLRNLRLGQSATLTADLYGSKVEYTGKVVGLGVGTGAAFALLPAQNATGNWIKVVQRVPVRIALDAEQLKDHPLRVGLSMDVTVNTQDRAGALLADAPRAEAVAQTAVYAGLDKGADEEVARIIAANAGPATRAGSRTQAH; encoded by the coding sequence ATGAACGCACCCCAGAACGCTTCCGCACCCTCCAACGCCCCGGCCACCGCGCAGGACGCCAAGGCCCGCCGCCGCAAGACCCTCGTGGCCCTCGCCGCCGTGGTCGTCGTGGCCGGCGCGGGGTGGGGCCTGTACGACTGGCTCGTCCTGAGCCACTACGAGAGCACCGACAACGCCTACGTGCAGGGCAACGTCATCCAGATCACGCCGCAGACGGGCGGCACGGTGATGTCCATCATGGCCGACGATACCGACTTCGTGAAGGCCGGCGCACCACTGGTGCAGTTGGACCCGGCCGATGCCCGCGTGGCGCTGGCCCAGGCCGAGGCGGGCCTGGCCCAGGCCGTGCGGCAGGCGCGCACGGTGTACGTGAACAACGGTTCGCTGAATGCGCAGATCACGCTGCGCCAGGCCGAGGTGGCCAAGGCGCGGTCGGACGTGGCGCGCGCCCAGGAAGACCTGAAGCGCCGGCAATCCCTCTCGGGCAACGGCGCGGTCTCCAAGGAGGAGCTGCAGCATGCGCAAAACCAGGTGGACGCGGCCCGCTCGGCCCTGGCCGCCGCGCAGGCCGGCGTCGAAGCCGCACGTGAACAGCTGACCAGCAACCAGTCGCTCACCCAGGGCGTGCCTGTGCAGGAGAACCCCAACGTGCTCGCTGCCGCGGCGAAGGTGCGCGAAGCCTATCTCGCCGAGCGCCGCACGGCCCTGCCCGCTCCGGTGGACGGCTATGTCGCCAAGCGCACGGTGCAGCTCGGCCAGCGCGTGGCGCCCGGCGCGCCGCTCATGACCATCGTGCCGCTCAGCCACGTGTGGGTGGACGCGAACTTCAAGGAAAACCAGCTGCGCAACCTGCGCCTGGGCCAGTCCGCCACGCTCACGGCCGATCTCTACGGCAGCAAGGTGGAGTACACGGGCAAGGTCGTCGGGCTGGGCGTGGGCACGGGCGCGGCGTTCGCGCTGCTGCCCGCGCAGAACGCCACCGGCAACTGGATCAAGGTGGTGCAGCGCGTGCCCGTGCGCATCGCCCTGGATGCCGAGCAGCTCAAGGACCATCCTCTGCGCGTGGGCCTGTCCATGGACGTGACGGTGAACACCCAGGACCGCGCAGGCGCGCTGCTGGCGGACGCGCCGCGTGCCGAGGCGGTGGCGCAGACGGCCGTGTATGCCGGCCTCGACAAGGGGGCCGACGAAGAAGTGGCCCGCATCATCGCAGCCAATGCAGGGCCGGCCACCCGCGCCGGCAGCCGGACGCAGGCCCACTGA
- a CDS encoding efflux transporter outer membrane subunit translates to MKNLLAPSSSAAAAPQAQPASDTAGPRWQAVALYVGTLAFALLGLTACADMSGIAPQARMRDAASLGLAAQAQGTADAARAFADPAVASDWWRGFGDAQLDALIDQALSQSPNLKLAEARIARAQAFTEATRAADRPQVNGSLDATRQRYSANSIYPPPLGGSTENSATGRLTGNWELDFFGKNRAAIDAAVGSANAAIADAQAARVLLASNVARQYVELARVQAQLGVAQRTLEQRTQTLSLVRDRVAAGLDTRLEERQSEGSLPEARQQIEALREQAAMARNALDALVGQPGAAQALVPPPLSSLHAIALPAALPADLLGRRADIAAARWRVEAATQDVAVAKAQFYPNVSLTAFVGLASLGLDNFVKGGSREWGVGPAIRLPIFEAGRLRANLRGKAADVDAAVESYNATLLDALHEAADQIASARSIDQQAAEQREAQASAESAYAIAQQRYQAGLGNYLNVLTAETSVLQQRRQAVDLAARRLDNQARLARALGGGYASQAPVLAAGPQAPAASGTAH, encoded by the coding sequence ATGAAAAACCTTCTGGCTCCTTCCTCCTCCGCAGCCGCCGCGCCGCAAGCCCAACCGGCCAGCGACACCGCAGGGCCCCGCTGGCAGGCGGTGGCGCTCTATGTCGGCACCCTCGCCTTCGCGCTGCTGGGGCTGACGGCCTGCGCAGACATGTCCGGCATCGCGCCCCAGGCCCGGATGCGCGATGCGGCCTCCCTGGGCCTCGCCGCACAGGCGCAGGGCACGGCGGATGCCGCGCGGGCCTTCGCCGACCCGGCCGTGGCCTCCGACTGGTGGCGCGGCTTCGGCGATGCGCAGCTGGATGCGCTCATCGACCAGGCCCTGTCCCAGAGCCCCAACCTGAAGCTCGCAGAGGCGCGCATCGCCCGGGCGCAGGCCTTCACGGAGGCCACGCGCGCCGCAGACCGCCCGCAGGTCAATGGCAGCCTGGACGCCACCCGGCAGCGCTACAGCGCCAATTCCATCTATCCGCCTCCGCTGGGCGGAAGCACGGAAAACAGCGCCACGGGCCGCCTCACGGGCAACTGGGAGCTGGACTTCTTCGGCAAGAACCGCGCGGCCATAGACGCCGCAGTGGGCAGCGCCAATGCAGCCATCGCCGACGCGCAGGCCGCGCGGGTGCTGCTGGCGTCCAACGTGGCGCGGCAGTATGTGGAACTCGCACGGGTGCAGGCCCAGCTCGGCGTGGCGCAGCGCACCCTGGAGCAGCGCACCCAGACGCTGTCGCTGGTGCGTGACCGCGTGGCGGCCGGCCTGGACACGCGGCTGGAAGAACGCCAGAGCGAAGGCAGCCTGCCCGAGGCGCGTCAGCAGATCGAGGCGCTGCGCGAGCAGGCGGCCATGGCGCGCAATGCACTGGACGCACTGGTGGGGCAGCCCGGAGCCGCGCAGGCCCTGGTGCCGCCGCCGCTGTCGTCCCTGCATGCCATCGCCCTGCCCGCCGCGCTGCCCGCGGACCTGCTGGGCCGGCGTGCGGACATCGCCGCTGCGCGCTGGCGCGTGGAAGCCGCCACGCAGGACGTGGCCGTGGCGAAGGCGCAGTTCTATCCCAACGTGAGCCTCACGGCTTTCGTGGGCCTGGCCTCGCTGGGGCTGGACAACTTCGTCAAGGGCGGCAGTCGCGAATGGGGCGTGGGCCCGGCCATCCGGCTGCCGATCTTCGAGGCGGGCCGGCTGCGCGCCAACCTGCGCGGCAAGGCCGCCGACGTGGATGCCGCGGTCGAGAGCTACAACGCCACCCTGCTGGATGCGCTGCATGAGGCGGCGGACCAGATCGCCTCGGCACGCTCCATCGACCAGCAGGCCGCCGAGCAGCGTGAAGCGCAGGCATCTGCCGAGAGCGCCTACGCCATCGCCCAGCAGCGCTACCAGGCCGGCCTGGGCAACTACCTGAACGTGCTCACCGCCGAAACCAGCGTGCTGCAGCAGCGCCGGCAGGCCGTGGATCTCGCGGCCCGCCGCCTGGACAACCAGGCCCGCCTGGCGCGGGCACTGGGCGGCGGCTATGCCTCGCAGGCTCCCGTCCTGGCAGCGGGCCCGCAGGCGCCCGCCGCATCCGGCACCGCTCACTGA
- a CDS encoding MarR family winged helix-turn-helix transcriptional regulator, giving the protein MHSTHDAKPSVNPELIEQSIGYQMRRIVNLMGSEVDRRVEPLGLTDAQWRPLLRIFLASGQESTVAALARVCQLDAGGMTRLLDRLETKGLCRRERSQEDRRVVNLALTEEGHAAAAQLPELLQDLQRTALHGFSDAEAAAFRRYLARIYENLTTRLAPPPDGR; this is encoded by the coding sequence ATGCATTCAACCCACGACGCCAAGCCTTCCGTGAATCCCGAGCTGATCGAGCAGAGCATCGGCTACCAGATGCGCCGCATCGTCAACCTGATGGGCAGCGAGGTGGACCGCCGGGTGGAACCGCTGGGGTTGACCGATGCGCAATGGCGGCCCCTGCTGCGCATCTTCCTGGCGTCGGGCCAGGAAAGCACGGTCGCCGCCCTGGCTCGCGTCTGCCAGCTGGATGCCGGCGGCATGACGCGGCTGCTGGACCGGCTGGAGACCAAGGGCCTGTGCCGCCGCGAACGCTCGCAGGAAGACCGCCGCGTGGTCAACCTCGCGCTGACCGAAGAAGGCCACGCCGCCGCCGCCCAGTTGCCTGAATTGCTGCAGGACCTCCAGCGCACCGCCCTGCACGGCTTCAGCGATGCGGAAGCCGCCGCATTTCGCCGTTACCTGGCCCGCATTTACGAGAACCTCACCACGCGGCTGGCGCCGCCGCCCGACGGCCGGTAA
- a CDS encoding glutamine amidotransferase gives MPSPTPLPIVIARTGGTFPALREHLGDFEDWVQAGLAGTAAPVLTIDAAQGDGMPEPDAVAGVVVTGSHAMVTDRAPWSEALGGWLARAVAAQTPVLGICYGHQLLAHALGGEVEDHPEGWEIGTVEVRTAPDATCGDALFAGLPGAFGAQVVHRQSVRRLPAGAVRLAGNAFEPHQAFRVGPCAWGVQFHPEFAPDAMRGYIDMLAADLRHTSRDPEALRGHVRATPVAAALLGRFARFCLDRRTA, from the coding sequence ATGCCGTCACCCACGCCGCTGCCCATCGTGATCGCCAGGACCGGTGGCACGTTCCCGGCGCTGCGGGAGCACCTGGGCGACTTCGAGGACTGGGTGCAGGCCGGGCTGGCCGGCACCGCGGCACCCGTGCTCACCATCGATGCGGCGCAGGGCGACGGCATGCCCGAACCCGATGCCGTCGCCGGCGTGGTGGTGACCGGGTCGCATGCCATGGTCACGGACCGGGCGCCCTGGAGCGAAGCACTGGGCGGCTGGCTCGCCCGCGCCGTGGCGGCGCAGACGCCCGTGCTGGGCATCTGCTATGGCCACCAATTGCTCGCGCACGCACTGGGCGGTGAGGTGGAGGACCATCCGGAAGGATGGGAGATCGGTACCGTGGAGGTTCGCACGGCGCCGGATGCCACGTGCGGCGACGCACTTTTCGCCGGGCTGCCCGGCGCTTTCGGCGCCCAGGTGGTGCACCGGCAATCGGTGAGGCGCCTGCCTGCCGGGGCGGTGCGGCTCGCGGGCAATGCATTCGAACCGCACCAGGCCTTCCGGGTCGGCCCCTGCGCGTGGGGGGTGCAGTTCCATCCCGAATTCGCGCCGGATGCGATGCGCGGCTACATCGACATGCTGGCTGCCGACCTGCGCCACACCAGCCGCGACCCCGAAGCATTGCGCGGGCACGTCCGCGCGACACCGGTGGCGGCCGCGCTGCTGGGCCGTTTCGCCCGGTTCTGCCTGGACCGCCGGACAGCCTGA
- a CDS encoding magnesium transporter CorA family protein has protein sequence MPGARPVTLDASGAIRVFHIGPQGAKELDAIPQRVPPQGFVWIACTRAVFGERLPALQAALQSLAGLQLVDLHVSDLLNAQLPSHYDYTSQYDVMVFRRLSATQCDTTEVPSLTGLAPPRRAGPPVLRRIDTSPVGFAVFDQVLLSVHPGDCTVRDAFAARLLTATQPAPAAEGGPASETQARDMRTGPVPGSRLPTSPADLMLRVVNLIVDNYLDLRRELSRQLDHWQAELLKPRGRFANWSALLDARLTLHQLDEICEDQRAAVQDWVDTLETWALPENIAALRELELLKVRSRDVLEHIERVVHHVRRLEQSTETAVQMHFSVQSNRTNDIMRTLTALTAVFLPLNLIAGIFGMNFEFIPLIHKQDGFWWAMATMTVIAIALVALFWRKRYLARTGQH, from the coding sequence ATGCCGGGAGCACGCCCCGTGACGCTGGACGCTTCCGGAGCGATCCGCGTATTCCACATCGGCCCGCAGGGGGCGAAAGAGCTGGATGCGATCCCGCAGCGCGTTCCCCCACAGGGCTTCGTGTGGATCGCATGCACTCGCGCCGTCTTCGGCGAGCGGCTGCCGGCGCTGCAGGCGGCGCTGCAGTCCCTGGCGGGCCTGCAACTCGTCGATCTGCATGTATCCGACCTGCTGAACGCCCAACTGCCGTCGCACTACGACTACACGTCCCAGTACGACGTCATGGTGTTCCGGCGGCTGAGCGCCACGCAATGCGATACGACGGAAGTGCCCAGCCTGACGGGGCTGGCCCCGCCCCGGCGCGCCGGGCCTCCCGTGCTGCGTCGCATCGACACCAGCCCCGTGGGGTTCGCGGTCTTCGACCAGGTGCTGCTGTCGGTGCACCCGGGCGATTGCACCGTGCGCGACGCATTCGCCGCCCGCCTGCTCACGGCAACGCAGCCTGCACCCGCGGCCGAGGGCGGCCCGGCCTCGGAAACGCAGGCCAGGGACATGCGCACCGGACCCGTGCCGGGCTCGCGCCTGCCGACCAGCCCGGCGGACCTGATGCTCCGCGTGGTGAACCTGATCGTGGACAACTACCTGGACCTGCGCCGCGAACTTTCCCGCCAGCTGGACCACTGGCAGGCCGAACTGCTCAAGCCGCGCGGGCGCTTCGCCAACTGGAGCGCGCTGCTCGATGCACGGCTCACGCTGCACCAGCTCGACGAGATCTGCGAGGACCAGCGGGCTGCCGTGCAGGACTGGGTGGACACGCTCGAGACCTGGGCCCTGCCCGAGAACATCGCCGCGCTGCGCGAACTGGAACTGCTCAAGGTGCGCAGCCGCGACGTGCTGGAACACATCGAACGGGTGGTGCACCACGTGCGCCGGCTGGAACAGAGCACCGAAACCGCGGTGCAGATGCATTTCAGCGTCCAGAGCAACCGCACCAACGACATCATGCGCACGCTCACCGCCCTCACCGCCGTGTTCCTGCCGCTCAACCTGATCGCCGGCATCTTCGGCATGAATTTCGAGTTCATTCCGCTGATCCACAAGCAGGACGGCTTCTGGTGGGCCATGGCCACGATGACGGTGATCGCCATCGCCCTGGTGGCGCTGTTCTGGCGCAAGCGCTATCTCGCCCGTACCGGCCAGCATTGA
- the hemB gene encoding porphobilinogen synthase has product MHLSSPPPFPQHRPRRLRRDAFTRNLVREHRLSAHDFIYPVFVHEGTNHRQAIASMPGVDRLSLDLLLPVAEDCVRLGIPVLALFPSIEPSLKAPDGKEALNPEGLIPRVVRALKKEFPDLGVLTDVALDPYTSHGQDGVLDETGYILNDETVEILVGQVLTHAEAGVDIVAPSDMMDGRIGAIREALEAQGHIHTRIMAYSAKYASAFYGPFRDAVGTRGALGKADKNVYQMDPGNTDEALREVALDIAEGADMVMVKPGMPYLDVVRRVKDEFRVPTFAYQVSGEYAMLKAAAANGWLDHDAVMMESLLAFKRAGADGILTYFARDAARLLSR; this is encoded by the coding sequence ATGCATCTCTCCAGCCCCCCGCCCTTTCCCCAGCACCGCCCTCGCCGGCTGCGGCGCGACGCATTCACCCGCAACCTGGTGCGCGAGCACCGGCTGTCCGCGCACGACTTCATCTACCCGGTGTTCGTGCACGAAGGCACGAACCACCGGCAGGCCATTGCGTCGATGCCCGGCGTGGACCGGCTGAGCCTGGACCTGCTGCTGCCCGTGGCGGAAGACTGCGTGCGCCTGGGCATCCCGGTGCTGGCGCTGTTCCCGTCCATCGAGCCATCGCTGAAAGCGCCGGATGGCAAGGAAGCGCTCAACCCCGAGGGGCTGATCCCCCGGGTGGTGCGGGCGCTCAAGAAGGAATTCCCCGACCTGGGCGTGCTCACCGACGTGGCGCTCGACCCCTACACCAGCCATGGACAGGATGGCGTGCTGGACGAGACCGGCTACATCTTGAACGACGAGACGGTGGAAATCCTCGTCGGCCAGGTGCTCACGCATGCCGAGGCGGGGGTGGACATCGTGGCGCCCAGCGACATGATGGACGGCCGCATCGGTGCCATCCGCGAGGCGCTGGAGGCCCAGGGCCACATCCACACCCGCATCATGGCCTACAGTGCCAAGTACGCGAGCGCCTTCTATGGCCCGTTCCGCGATGCCGTGGGCACGCGCGGGGCGCTCGGCAAGGCCGACAAGAACGTCTACCAGATGGACCCGGGCAACACCGACGAGGCGCTGCGCGAGGTGGCCCTGGACATCGCCGAGGGCGCGGACATGGTCATGGTCAAGCCCGGCATGCCGTACCTGGACGTGGTGCGCCGCGTGAAGGACGAGTTCCGCGTGCCGACCTTCGCCTACCAGGTGAGCGGCGAATACGCCATGCTGAAGGCCGCCGCGGCCAACGGCTGGCTCGACCACGATGCCGTGATGATGGAATCCCTGCTCGCGTTCAAGCGCGCCGGGGCGGACGGCATCCTGACGTATTTCGCCCGCGACGCCGCGCGCCTGCTTTCCCGATAG
- a CDS encoding CopD family protein translates to MLWVKAFHIVFVASWFAGLFYLPRIFVNLAMVPPESTAERERLLVMARKLLRFTTLLAVPALALGLWLYLGYGIGRGPGNGWMHAKLTVVVLAVGYHHACGVLLRKFAAGRNRHGHRWYRWFNEVPVLLLVAAVVLVVVKPF, encoded by the coding sequence ATGCTCTGGGTCAAAGCCTTCCATATCGTCTTCGTGGCCAGCTGGTTCGCGGGCCTGTTCTACCTGCCCCGCATCTTCGTGAACCTCGCCATGGTGCCTCCGGAGTCCACCGCCGAGCGCGAGCGCCTGCTGGTCATGGCGCGCAAGCTGCTGCGCTTCACCACCCTGCTGGCGGTGCCCGCGCTGGCCCTGGGCCTGTGGCTCTACCTGGGCTACGGCATCGGCCGCGGACCCGGGAACGGCTGGATGCACGCCAAGCTCACCGTGGTGGTGCTGGCCGTGGGCTACCACCATGCCTGCGGCGTGCTGCTGCGCAAGTTCGCCGCCGGGCGCAACCGCCACGGGCACCGCTGGTACCGCTGGTTCAACGAGGTGCCGGTGCTCCTGCTGGTCGCCGCGGTGGTGCTGGTCGTCGTCAAACCGTTCTGA